One Candidatus Bathyarchaeota archaeon DNA segment encodes these proteins:
- a CDS encoding exosome complex RNA-binding protein Csl4 yields the protein MSEPRSKRQSGQFVVPGDRLGVIEEFTPGQGTYVEQGRIYAKVSGRTLLDLQNKTVSIYPLVREVRIPKVGSIVTGQVSNLQNKTAIVRIFKIGKEHLSGVFSGLLYISDISTSYVDSIHDACKPGDIIRTKVISEKNRVYHLSTTDKNLGVLYAFCSRCGHMLQQKRYRMVCPNCGKIEKRRIAVDYDKAVF from the coding sequence ATGAGTGAACCTCGTTCAAAACGACAGAGCGGACAGTTCGTTGTTCCAGGAGACCGTTTAGGAGTAATTGAGGAATTCACGCCAGGTCAAGGCACCTACGTAGAGCAAGGAAGAATCTACGCCAAGGTTAGTGGACGCACGCTTCTAGATTTACAAAACAAAACAGTTTCAATTTACCCGCTAGTTCGTGAAGTAAGAATACCAAAAGTTGGAAGCATTGTAACTGGTCAAGTTTCAAACCTTCAAAACAAAACCGCGATTGTACGGATATTCAAAATAGGAAAAGAACATTTGTCCGGCGTTTTCTCGGGGTTGCTTTACATTTCAGACATAAGCACATCTTACGTTGACTCAATCCACGACGCGTGTAAACCAGGAGACATAATCCGTACAAAGGTGATAAGCGAAAAAAACCGAGTTTACCATCTCTCAACAACTGACAAAAACCTTGGCGTTTTATACGCCTTCTGTTCGCGATGTGGACATATGCTACAGCAAAAGCGTTATAGAATGGTTTGTCCCAACTGTGGAAAAATTGAAAAGCGCCGAATTGCGGTAGATTACGATAAAGCAGTCTTTTAG
- the dph2 gene encoding diphthamide biosynthesis enzyme Dph2, whose translation MPSSTFDLEEKRLEREVRKRRAKLVLIQLPEGLKPHGPRLAAIVERAGALAIVSADPCYGACDLAIVEAERLGADLIVHYGHSAMLKQAAVSTLYIEAKAKSSVKNAVKKTVPYLEQWKKIGLVTTIQHVYKLNEAKNVLLEAGKAVAVGDAGRLKYAGQVLGCDYSNAKAVSKEVEAFLFVGGGKFHALGVALATAKPTIVADPYEKRAFSIEDETARMLKRRWATIHEAKQAEKIAILIGLKAGQKRLDQALKMKKLVEDAGKKATFLALKEITPEALMQFPTVDAFINTACPRLSIDDAKKFRKPLLTPKEMFVVLGELQWEELCKKGWFES comes from the coding sequence ATGCCATCCTCAACATTTGACCTAGAAGAAAAACGACTAGAAAGGGAAGTTCGAAAAAGAAGAGCCAAACTAGTTCTTATACAACTTCCTGAAGGGTTGAAGCCTCATGGTCCAAGACTAGCTGCCATAGTTGAAAGAGCTGGCGCTCTCGCAATTGTCTCCGCAGACCCTTGCTATGGCGCTTGTGACTTGGCAATAGTTGAAGCAGAGAGGTTAGGCGCAGACCTCATCGTTCACTACGGTCACAGTGCGATGCTAAAACAAGCCGCAGTTTCAACACTTTACATCGAAGCAAAAGCAAAAAGCTCCGTCAAAAACGCTGTAAAAAAGACAGTTCCTTATCTTGAACAGTGGAAAAAAATAGGCTTAGTAACAACCATTCAGCACGTGTACAAACTTAATGAAGCGAAAAACGTGCTTTTGGAAGCAGGCAAAGCCGTCGCAGTTGGAGATGCAGGACGGTTGAAGTATGCAGGACAAGTTCTCGGCTGCGATTATAGCAACGCAAAAGCAGTTTCAAAGGAAGTAGAAGCTTTTCTCTTTGTTGGCGGCGGCAAATTTCACGCATTAGGTGTAGCTCTAGCTACAGCAAAACCTACAATAGTAGCAGACCCCTACGAAAAGAGAGCCTTCTCAATAGAGGATGAAACTGCAAGAATGCTGAAAAGACGGTGGGCAACCATCCATGAAGCCAAGCAAGCTGAGAAAATCGCCATACTAATAGGGTTAAAAGCTGGACAGAAAAGACTCGACCAAGCCTTAAAAATGAAAAAACTAGTGGAGGACGCTGGCAAAAAAGCGACGTTTTTAGCTTTGAAGGAAATTACTCCAGAAGCCCTAATGCAGTTTCCAACAGTAGACGCTTTCATAAACACAGCATGTCCCAGACTGTCCATAGATGACGCTAAAAAATTCCGCAAACCCTTACTTACACCCAAAGAGATGTTCGTTGTCCTAGGCGAGTTACAATGGGAAGAACTATGCAAAAAAGGCTGGTTCGAAAGCTAG
- a CDS encoding DUF99 family protein, whose protein sequence is MRNAKFRSVKPEIRVVGVDDGFFVPHTWGKCDVVGIVFRGGYWLDGVMRTQVEVDGMDATEKIASMIMSSPHYGQLRVIMLDGVTFAGFNVVDTLRLFEKTGLPVIAVTREKPDLDDIRRALGNLPFAEERWKAIKNADRIIRVSTRKKEEAVFMQVTGFGADVAKRIVKSTATRSNIPEALRVAHLIASGLTGPLQE, encoded by the coding sequence GTGAGGAATGCAAAATTTCGTTCTGTGAAGCCTGAGATTAGGGTTGTGGGCGTTGATGATGGTTTTTTTGTTCCTCATACGTGGGGGAAATGTGATGTTGTCGGGATTGTTTTTAGAGGTGGATATTGGCTTGATGGGGTCATGCGAACGCAGGTTGAGGTTGATGGCATGGATGCAACTGAGAAGATTGCAAGTATGATAATGAGTTCGCCGCATTATGGGCAGTTGAGGGTGATTATGTTAGACGGGGTAACTTTTGCGGGATTTAATGTTGTTGATACGTTAAGGCTTTTTGAGAAGACTGGTTTGCCTGTTATTGCGGTTACACGGGAGAAGCCTGATCTCGATGACATCCGGAGGGCGCTAGGGAATTTACCGTTTGCAGAGGAAAGATGGAAGGCAATTAAAAATGCGGATAGAATTATTAGAGTATCTACTAGGAAAAAGGAGGAGGCAGTTTTTATGCAAGTGACGGGGTTTGGGGCTGATGTTGCAAAGAGAATTGTGAAGAGTACTGCTACTCGAAGTAACATTCCTGAGGCATTGCGGGTGGCGCATTTGATTGCTTCTGGGTTGACTGGACCGTTGCAGGAGTAG
- a CDS encoding translation initiation factor IF-2 subunit alpha yields the protein MPSLQKPEWPERGELVLATVKKVTDYGAYVTLEEYDNKEGLLHRSEISTSWVRNIRNHVREGQKLVLKVLRVNPNKTHIDLSRKRVNKRERIDKIYTFKHERKAETFLRITAEKLGKPLKEIIEKAAIPMEETYGDVYTAFEEASRQGLEALTKISVPSDIAQTLAELAQERIRPPQVEIKGVLQLTSTRPDGVNIIKKALHAAQKTQTPDTAKIHIYTIAAPKYRLKVEAEDYKQAETILQKASETAIKIITKADGEGSFKREK from the coding sequence ATGCCCTCCCTCCAAAAACCCGAATGGCCAGAAAGAGGCGAACTCGTCCTCGCCACAGTCAAAAAAGTCACCGACTACGGCGCCTACGTCACCCTCGAAGAATACGACAACAAAGAAGGACTCCTCCACCGAAGCGAAATAAGCACAAGCTGGGTCCGCAACATACGCAACCACGTCCGCGAAGGCCAAAAACTCGTCCTCAAAGTCCTCCGCGTCAACCCAAACAAAACACACATAGATCTCTCCCGCAAACGAGTCAACAAACGCGAACGCATAGATAAAATCTACACCTTCAAACACGAACGCAAAGCCGAAACCTTCCTCCGCATCACGGCCGAAAAACTCGGCAAACCGCTCAAAGAAATCATAGAGAAAGCAGCTATACCTATGGAAGAAACCTACGGCGATGTCTATACCGCCTTTGAAGAAGCAAGCCGCCAAGGTCTCGAAGCGCTAACAAAAATCAGCGTCCCCTCTGACATCGCCCAGACATTAGCTGAGCTAGCTCAAGAAAGAATCCGGCCCCCACAAGTCGAAATAAAGGGAGTTCTCCAGCTCACCAGCACCAGACCCGACGGTGTCAACATAATCAAAAAAGCCCTGCACGCAGCCCAAAAAACCCAAACACCGGACACCGCAAAAATTCACATTTACACAATCGCAGCCCCAAAATACCGGCTGAAAGTAGAAGCCGAAGACTATAAGCAAGCCGAAACCATACTTCAGAAAGCCTCAGAAACAGCCATAAAAATCATCACAAAAGCAGATGGAGAGGGTAGTTTCAAAAGGGAAAAATAA
- a CDS encoding 50S ribosomal protein L44e — MNVPKTINTYCPKCKTHTEHSVSLYKAGKRRALAVGARRHEREKHGYGGQGWPLQKKFAKTTKKQVLKLKCKKCGFIIQKEGMRLRKLTIGGRA, encoded by the coding sequence ATGAACGTCCCCAAAACAATTAACACATACTGCCCAAAATGTAAAACTCACACAGAACACTCTGTAAGCCTCTACAAGGCTGGAAAACGCCGTGCCCTAGCCGTCGGCGCCCGCCGCCACGAAAGAGAAAAACACGGATACGGCGGTCAAGGATGGCCTCTTCAGAAAAAATTCGCCAAAACCACAAAAAAGCAAGTTCTCAAGCTTAAGTGCAAAAAATGCGGCTTCATCATCCAAAAAGAGGGCATGCGCCTAAGAAAACTAACAATCGGAGGTCGAGCCTAA
- a CDS encoding VOC family protein, with product MIRRINHVAFAVSDLKETARFYEEVLGLRKTGEWANYVIFDVGGVELAFGPGGKKGGKGVSKEGVPDIFMLVDDVDGVYERLRAKGVRFVSEPKDQYWGGRTAAFLDPDENKFILVQRKEE from the coding sequence GTGATTAGGAGGATTAATCATGTTGCTTTTGCTGTTTCTGATTTGAAGGAGACGGCTAGGTTTTATGAGGAGGTGCTGGGATTGAGGAAGACTGGGGAATGGGCGAATTATGTGATTTTTGATGTGGGTGGCGTGGAGTTGGCTTTTGGTCCCGGAGGCAAGAAAGGTGGCAAAGGAGTAAGTAAGGAGGGTGTTCCGGACATTTTTATGCTTGTTGACGACGTGGATGGGGTTTATGAGAGGTTGAGGGCGAAGGGTGTACGGTTTGTTAGTGAGCCGAAAGATCAGTATTGGGGTGGCAGGACGGCAGCTTTTCTTGATCCAGATGAGAACAAGTTTATTCTAGTGCAAAGAAAAGAAGAGTAA
- a CDS encoding 50S ribosomal protein L16, translating to MKAKNYREVKGQPCTRKEYTKSSPPSKITKFTMGDTETKFPIKAKLIALENAQVRHNALEAARIASNRHLSTKLGSNYFLRIMPYPHAILRENKMIFGAHADRLQDGMRRAFGKPIATAARVKTNQPIIVIGVNEDSIETAKQALKRSKAKLPMPCRVTIEKTGD from the coding sequence GTGAAAGCCAAAAACTACCGAGAAGTAAAAGGTCAACCTTGCACAAGAAAAGAATATACCAAAAGCTCACCCCCATCAAAAATCACCAAATTCACCATGGGCGACACAGAAACAAAATTCCCAATCAAAGCTAAACTAATCGCCCTAGAAAACGCGCAAGTCCGCCACAACGCTCTAGAAGCTGCAAGAATAGCCTCAAACCGCCACTTATCAACAAAACTTGGAAGCAACTACTTCCTGCGAATCATGCCTTATCCACATGCAATCCTCAGAGAAAACAAAATGATATTCGGCGCCCACGCAGACAGACTGCAAGACGGTATGCGCCGAGCCTTCGGAAAACCCATAGCAACAGCAGCACGAGTGAAAACCAACCAGCCTATAATAGTAATAGGCGTAAACGAGGACTCCATAGAAACCGCAAAACAAGCCTTAAAACGCAGCAAAGCAAAACTCCCAATGCCCTGCCGCGTAACAATAGAAAAAACAGGGGACTAA
- the ppsA gene encoding phosphoenolpyruvate synthase → MSTSREEKLVLWFEELTKNDIPTVGGKNANLGEMTQAKIPVPPGFAITAQAYQRFITETNIARGIYQIIKETVIDTDDPKQYAEASNKIRKLIEAAGMPKEIEEAIRDAYQKLSDRTNSTNLSVAVRSSATAEDLPDASFAGQQETYLNVKEPDELIEKTIKCWSSLFTTRAIFYRTKKGFKHEQVLISVGVQKMVDARSAGVIFTINPVTGDRNQIIIEGTWGLGEAVVSGAETPDHFVVDKQTFEIIEQRIAKKTVEYIRNPETGKTEHAEVSLERQKKPCITDEETRRLAQLGSQIDQHYGKPQDIEWAIDRNIPFPENVFIVQSRPETVWSVEEKETGIEAIGTPKQLSEMEVVARGIAAGRRDIGFGVAKVVFTPEDASRLIKKGDILVATMTNPDFVPFMKLASAIVTDKGGVTAHAAIVSRELGIPCIVGAETATKTMVTGREYTVDARSGVVYEGILERLEETAAPIVSMDYASVVQSAPVTATKIYMNLGVPEKIDAYKDLPFDGIGLMRIEFIVSDIGEHPLYLLEKGEGDKFVNKLAKGIARVASAIQPRPVVVRFSDFKTNEYRDLKGGKEYEIEEANPMLGWRGASRYISQWYEKAFRLECQAIRKCREEWRLKNVWVMLPVIRTLWEAKKCLGIMKEEGLESSRDFQVWFMAETPSIAIMADEFSKLCNGFSIGSNDMTQGILMIDRDSERLGQMGYFDERDPAIKRIIAHLIKVAHENGVTVSICGEGPSNLPDFTEFLVRCGIDSISVNNDAVISTRKLVASVEQKILLEQSIKSREQWQEKQKQKASRDLEWPLS, encoded by the coding sequence ATGAGCACATCAAGAGAAGAAAAACTCGTACTGTGGTTCGAAGAACTAACAAAAAACGACATTCCAACAGTCGGCGGCAAAAACGCAAACCTAGGGGAAATGACACAAGCAAAAATTCCTGTTCCACCAGGGTTCGCAATAACAGCTCAAGCATACCAGAGGTTCATTACCGAAACAAACATTGCTCGAGGAATTTACCAAATCATTAAAGAAACCGTTATTGACACTGACGACCCTAAACAATATGCAGAAGCCTCCAATAAAATCAGAAAACTCATCGAAGCAGCTGGAATGCCTAAAGAAATAGAGGAAGCAATCAGAGATGCTTATCAGAAACTAAGCGATAGAACAAACTCCACAAACCTCTCTGTGGCTGTTCGCTCTAGCGCAACTGCTGAAGATTTGCCAGATGCTTCTTTTGCTGGACAACAAGAAACATACCTCAACGTAAAAGAGCCTGACGAACTGATTGAGAAAACGATTAAATGTTGGTCAAGCCTTTTCACCACAAGGGCTATTTTTTATCGAACTAAAAAAGGGTTCAAACATGAACAAGTCCTAATAAGTGTAGGTGTTCAAAAAATGGTGGACGCCCGCTCAGCAGGCGTTATATTCACGATAAACCCAGTGACTGGCGATCGAAACCAAATAATCATCGAAGGTACTTGGGGCCTCGGTGAAGCAGTTGTCTCAGGCGCGGAAACCCCTGATCATTTTGTAGTAGACAAACAAACATTTGAAATAATTGAACAAAGGATAGCTAAGAAAACAGTGGAGTATATTCGCAACCCAGAAACCGGAAAAACAGAGCATGCTGAGGTGTCTTTAGAGAGACAGAAAAAGCCATGCATTACAGACGAGGAAACTAGAAGGCTGGCTCAACTAGGCAGTCAAATCGACCAGCATTATGGCAAGCCTCAAGACATCGAATGGGCTATAGACCGTAATATACCGTTTCCTGAGAATGTTTTCATTGTACAGTCGAGACCGGAAACCGTTTGGAGCGTAGAAGAGAAAGAAACGGGAATCGAAGCAATTGGAACCCCAAAACAGCTCTCAGAAATGGAAGTTGTAGCCAGAGGTATTGCAGCGGGCAGGAGGGATATAGGGTTTGGTGTGGCAAAGGTTGTTTTCACACCTGAAGACGCTTCAAGGCTGATTAAAAAAGGAGACATACTTGTTGCAACTATGACGAACCCTGATTTTGTGCCTTTCATGAAACTTGCCAGCGCTATAGTAACAGATAAAGGCGGCGTTACGGCTCACGCAGCGATTGTAAGCCGTGAGCTAGGTATACCGTGCATCGTAGGTGCGGAGACAGCGACCAAAACGATGGTAACAGGCAGGGAATATACTGTTGACGCTCGAAGCGGCGTAGTTTATGAAGGCATATTAGAGAGGCTTGAAGAAACTGCAGCTCCAATAGTCAGCATGGATTATGCTTCTGTGGTCCAGTCTGCACCCGTAACTGCCACAAAGATTTACATGAACCTTGGAGTCCCAGAAAAAATCGATGCATACAAAGATTTGCCTTTTGACGGCATAGGGCTTATGCGTATTGAGTTCATTGTTAGCGACATCGGTGAACATCCACTCTACTTGCTTGAAAAAGGTGAAGGAGATAAATTTGTTAACAAGCTGGCGAAAGGCATAGCCAGAGTTGCAAGTGCAATTCAGCCCCGACCAGTGGTTGTTAGGTTTAGCGACTTCAAAACAAATGAATATCGAGATTTGAAAGGTGGCAAAGAATACGAAATTGAGGAAGCCAATCCAATGCTTGGTTGGCGAGGAGCAAGCCGCTACATAAGCCAGTGGTACGAGAAAGCCTTCAGATTAGAGTGCCAAGCCATTCGCAAATGCCGTGAAGAGTGGAGGCTTAAGAACGTCTGGGTCATGCTTCCCGTAATAAGAACTTTGTGGGAAGCCAAGAAGTGCCTCGGAATCATGAAAGAGGAAGGGTTGGAGAGTTCTAGAGACTTTCAAGTATGGTTCATGGCTGAGACCCCGTCAATAGCGATAATGGCAGACGAGTTCTCAAAGCTCTGCAATGGCTTTTCCATAGGCTCAAACGACATGACCCAAGGCATCTTAATGATAGATCGAGATTCTGAGAGACTTGGACAAATGGGTTATTTCGATGAACGAGACCCAGCAATCAAACGCATAATTGCACATTTGATCAAGGTAGCCCACGAGAACGGAGTTACAGTTTCAATTTGCGGCGAAGGCCCCTCAAATCTGCCAGACTTTACTGAATTCCTAGTTCGCTGCGGTATAGACAGCATTTCCGTTAACAACGACGCTGTAATAAGCACCAGAAAATTGGTTGCAAGTGTTGAACAGAAAATCCTATTAGAGCAGTCGATAAAGAGCCGAGAACAATGGCAAGAAAAACAAAAACAAAAAGCTTCACGTGACCTTGAATGGCCCCTTAGCTGA
- a CDS encoding DNA primase large subunit PriL — translation MSLTKDDLAKYPFLPQAANDIKQLDLTIQELTETPAVIKHAEQRITASFEDIPPHRLKNRDIETASFPVAIMMVAAINDKYLKKRYALHEAKKIYEHLKQEKPQKILQIAKYFKWKLSQTQTKIPQNFKLHFTHYLPNTTTLQQPEWKLINRQLDKGEIYLTQREACRLLQEEIRKYIESKLDTKVSSLPPEVKAAVEKLKNTFTARKGAIKIEEYPKTVDFEAFPPCIKALYNSISSGHHLSHIGRFTLTTFLVNIGMTAENIVDLFRTLSDFNERLTRYQVEHIAGQRGSRTKYRPPKCSTLQTHGVCINSDEDCRKAWSPVVCYKRKLRKNV, via the coding sequence ATGTCCCTCACAAAAGACGACCTAGCTAAATATCCCTTTCTTCCCCAAGCAGCAAACGACATCAAACAACTAGACTTAACAATACAAGAACTAACAGAAACACCAGCAGTCATAAAACATGCTGAACAACGCATAACCGCATCTTTTGAGGATATCCCACCACACCGACTAAAAAACCGCGACATAGAAACCGCCTCATTCCCCGTAGCAATAATGATGGTAGCAGCCATCAATGACAAATACCTCAAAAAAAGATATGCTCTCCACGAAGCCAAAAAAATCTACGAACACCTAAAACAAGAAAAACCACAAAAAATCCTCCAAATAGCAAAATACTTCAAATGGAAACTCTCCCAAACACAAACCAAAATCCCCCAAAACTTCAAGCTCCACTTCACACATTACCTGCCAAACACTACAACCCTTCAACAGCCAGAATGGAAACTCATAAACAGACAACTCGACAAAGGCGAAATCTACCTAACCCAACGCGAAGCCTGCCGCCTCCTTCAAGAAGAAATACGAAAATATATAGAGTCAAAGCTTGACACAAAAGTCAGCTCATTGCCCCCAGAAGTCAAAGCTGCAGTTGAGAAACTTAAAAACACGTTCACAGCCCGCAAAGGAGCAATCAAAATAGAAGAATATCCAAAGACAGTAGACTTCGAAGCCTTCCCGCCATGCATAAAAGCACTCTACAACTCCATATCCAGTGGCCACCACCTCTCCCACATAGGCCGCTTTACTCTAACCACGTTCCTAGTAAATATCGGTATGACCGCTGAAAACATCGTAGACCTCTTTCGAACGCTTTCCGACTTCAACGAGCGCCTTACACGATACCAAGTTGAACATATTGCAGGTCAAAGGGGGTCCAGAACAAAATACAGACCCCCAAAATGCTCTACACTTCAAACTCATGGCGTATGCATCAACTCTGATGAAGACTGCAGAAAAGCGTGGAGCCCAGTAGTATGCTATAAGAGAAAACTAAGGAAAAACGTTTAG
- a CDS encoding 30S ribosomal protein S27e, with translation MSTDWETLIPNPKSYFIRVRCPDCGNEQLIYSNPTNTVKCKICKTTLATPTGGKAKINGEIIAIME, from the coding sequence GTGAGCACCGACTGGGAGACCCTCATCCCCAATCCCAAATCCTACTTCATCCGCGTACGCTGCCCCGACTGCGGCAACGAACAACTCATCTACAGCAACCCAACAAACACCGTAAAATGCAAAATATGCAAAACCACCCTTGCCACCCCAACAGGAGGCAAAGCGAAAATCAACGGCGAAATCATAGCCATAATGGAGTGA
- a CDS encoding DNA-directed RNA polymerase subunit L, which yields MKVKILKKTKNELKIEIDGEGHTFCNVVQKALLKNKKVDLAGYNIPHPLTANPVVYLRTKTQSKPEIVLRNAVKEVQKDTEAFRVAFDKALKEWQS from the coding sequence ATGAAAGTCAAGATTTTGAAAAAGACGAAAAATGAGTTGAAGATAGAAATTGATGGAGAGGGCCACACGTTTTGTAACGTTGTTCAAAAAGCACTGCTTAAAAATAAAAAAGTGGATCTGGCTGGCTACAACATTCCGCATCCTCTCACTGCAAATCCTGTGGTTTATCTTCGCACAAAAACACAGAGCAAACCAGAAATTGTGCTTCGGAACGCTGTGAAAGAGGTGCAGAAGGACACTGAAGCGTTTAGAGTAGCGTTTGACAAAGCTTTAAAAGAATGGCAAAGTTAG
- a CDS encoding METTL5 family protein codes for MQKRLVRKLDLEIALSKVERHPSPKAYLEQYTITPEAAAEILYLAAYTYNHIIDKTIADLGCGTGRLAIGSALLGAKETVGVDIDKVATKTASKNAEKLNIKEKTQWITADVTTIRGTFDTILQNPPFGVQKRKADRKFLEKALEIGKHIYSLHKSTRENQKFAKGLKKREPRFIPVSPSPFLKRLIERHSGKIKAAYAIPMTIPHMFDFHRKNRHHFLVDLYVIEKEET; via the coding sequence ATGCAAAAAAGGCTGGTTCGAAAGCTAGACTTAGAAATTGCACTTTCAAAAGTCGAACGGCACCCGTCTCCAAAAGCCTATCTGGAACAATACACAATAACTCCAGAAGCCGCCGCAGAAATACTATACCTAGCCGCATACACATATAACCACATAATAGACAAAACCATAGCAGATTTGGGCTGCGGAACAGGAAGACTCGCCATAGGTAGCGCCCTTCTGGGAGCAAAAGAAACAGTCGGCGTGGACATAGACAAAGTCGCCACAAAAACAGCATCGAAAAACGCTGAAAAACTAAACATAAAAGAGAAGACCCAGTGGATAACCGCCGATGTCACTACAATCCGAGGAACATTCGACACAATATTGCAAAATCCCCCATTTGGAGTGCAAAAGAGAAAAGCTGATCGAAAATTCCTAGAAAAAGCTCTAGAAATAGGCAAGCACATTTATTCGCTACACAAAAGCACAAGAGAAAATCAAAAATTCGCCAAAGGGCTAAAAAAGCGTGAACCCCGATTTATACCAGTTTCCCCATCTCCATTTTTAAAAAGGCTTATTGAAAGACATAGTGGAAAAATTAAGGCTGCATACGCTATACCAATGACCATTCCGCACATGTTCGATTTTCATAGAAAAAATAGACATCACTTTCTCGTTGATCTATACGTAATAGAGAAAGAAGAAACTTAA
- a CDS encoding transcription factor S, translating to MKCGKRLVPKKQESDKDVVWVCPKCGFKKKREGGGKTFVPFVTKESKPFQESIAVIGKEAQKLRTLPTMRVECPKCGNNLAFVWQVQTRGSDESSTQFFRCTECGFTFREYT from the coding sequence GTGAAGTGCGGGAAGAGGCTTGTGCCTAAAAAGCAAGAAAGTGATAAGGATGTGGTTTGGGTTTGTCCGAAGTGTGGTTTTAAGAAGAAGAGGGAGGGTGGGGGAAAGACTTTTGTTCCTTTTGTTACGAAGGAGTCGAAGCCTTTTCAGGAGTCTATTGCTGTGATTGGTAAGGAGGCGCAGAAGTTGCGGACTTTGCCTACTATGAGGGTGGAGTGTCCTAAGTGTGGGAATAATTTGGCTTTTGTTTGGCAGGTACAGACGCGGGGGAGTGATGAGTCGTCGACGCAGTTTTTTAGGTGTACTGAGTGTGGCTTTACGTTTAGGGAGTATACATAG
- the pcn gene encoding proliferating cell nuclear antigen (pcna) encodes MFKVKMTDAKLLRDMFQAIAILVDEATFNLTPENIQLRAMDPSRVAMIDFHWPKTIFDEYQCDQPQKMCINITELLKLLRRTAKDETIELSLNPETARLQISITGRYTRTFNMPTLEPQEAEVPIPKITFKTTAKTTTDGLRQAIEDAQLVSDHVRIEADVEKLTLQATGDLMGATITLQKGSDALLDLQTQEPAKATYSLSYLAEIIKAASATSEIAALQFANDMPIQIDFQQPKEGKLTFYLAPRIEVE; translated from the coding sequence TTGTTTAAGGTTAAAATGACCGACGCCAAACTCCTGCGAGACATGTTCCAAGCCATAGCCATCCTCGTAGACGAAGCCACCTTCAACCTCACACCAGAAAACATCCAACTCCGCGCCATGGATCCCTCAAGAGTAGCCATGATAGACTTCCACTGGCCAAAAACAATCTTCGACGAATACCAATGCGACCAACCCCAAAAAATGTGCATAAACATAACTGAACTCCTCAAACTCCTACGTAGAACTGCAAAAGACGAAACCATCGAACTGAGCCTAAACCCCGAAACCGCCCGACTACAAATCAGCATCACCGGACGCTACACCCGTACCTTCAACATGCCCACTCTTGAACCCCAAGAAGCAGAAGTCCCAATCCCAAAAATAACCTTCAAAACCACCGCCAAAACTACAACAGACGGCTTACGCCAAGCCATCGAAGACGCCCAACTCGTAAGCGACCACGTCCGCATCGAAGCAGATGTTGAGAAGCTAACCCTCCAAGCCACAGGAGACCTCATGGGCGCTACCATAACACTCCAAAAAGGAAGCGACGCACTCCTAGACCTCCAAACCCAAGAACCAGCCAAAGCAACCTACAGCCTCAGCTATCTCGCCGAAATAATCAAAGCCGCCTCAGCCACAAGCGAAATCGCCGCACTCCAATTCGCTAACGACATGCCTATACAAATTGACTTCCAACAGCCAAAAGAAGGAAAACTCACGTTCTACCTAGCCCCACGCATAGAAGTAGAATAG
- a CDS encoding winged helix-turn-helix domain-containing protein → MYEHPMTDAQLSKELGLTRAAVGYHLNLLMKAQLIYLQKVEPKEHGILQKFYCPVATFFIVNYDRIPKDVKRFFIQTQIVYLRKIFIVFQLHHCFFGVSPTTLEKLALTMVKQLESTERKHAKERPVETLKH, encoded by the coding sequence TTGTACGAGCATCCCATGACAGATGCTCAACTCTCCAAAGAACTCGGTCTGACAAGAGCCGCGGTCGGCTACCACCTCAATCTGTTGATGAAGGCTCAACTCATCTACTTACAAAAGGTTGAGCCCAAAGAACATGGCATCCTACAGAAATTCTACTGCCCGGTAGCAACCTTCTTCATAGTAAACTACGATCGCATACCAAAGGATGTTAAGAGATTCTTCATACAGACGCAGATTGTGTATCTAAGAAAAATCTTTATCGTTTTCCAGTTGCACCACTGCTTCTTTGGCGTCTCACCGACGACCCTCGAAAAATTAGCTCTGACTATGGTAAAGCAACTCGAGAGCACTGAACGAAAACACGCAAAAGAGAGACCTGTAGAAACGCTGAAACACTAA